In the Acidobacteriota bacterium genome, CGGAGGCAGCGGCGCGTTCTTCGGGAGCTTCACTTTCGCGCCGCAGGCGGGGCACTGGGGTCCGATCATCACGACTCCTGCTCTCGAGGGCCGGAAGACGCCGGGCCGGGGGAATCTAGGGCGCTTGACGCTGTTCGGCAACCGGACGATTCAGGTGTCGTCCTCCTCTTCGGTCGCGTAGTCGAGCGTGACGGGGAAGTTGTTCATGACCTCGTAGCGCATGTGGCACCGGGGGCAGGAGACGATGTCGCCGATCTCGACCCCCTCGTCCATCTCGAAGTTCGTCTCGCACTCGAAGCAGGTCCCCATCGACGCATCTCCTCCCGAAGATCGCGAGTCCGGCCGCAGAGACTACCGCATCACCGGCGATGACGGAAGCGGGGAAAAGACGCCCGGGATGCTGCGGCCGCAGCGGCACGATCCGTCGCGGAGTCGGATTGCCGTGACGCGGTGCCACGAGCGCCGGATGACGGCGTCGCCGCACCCGGGACACACCGTCGTGCTCCCCTCGTCGGAGTGGACGTTGCCCACGTAGACGTGCTTGAGCCCCAGCGAGAGCGCCTCGAGACGGGCCGCCTCGATCGTCGCCTGCGGCGTGCGGGGCAGGTCCTCGAGCTTGAAGTCGGGGTGGAAGGCGGTGAAGTGCAGCGGCACCTCGTCGCCCAGATGCCTCAGGATCCAGCCGGCGAGCGCCCGCGTCTCCGCGACCGCGTCGTTGAGCGTGGGAATGACGAGGTTCGTGATCTCGATCCAGACGCCGCGCCGCTTCAGCTCGACGAGCGCGTCGAGGACGGGCCCGATGTGCGTGAGCGTCACCTTCCGGTAGAACTCCTCCGTGAAGGCCTTCAGGTCGACATTGGCCGCGTCGATGAACTCGTAGACCTCGGGAAGCGCCTCGAGCGTGACGTAGCCGTTCGTCACCATCACCGTCTTCACCCCCCGCTCCCGGGCGACGCGCGAGATGTCGATCGCGTACTCCGCCAAGATGGTCGGCTCGTTGTACGTGAACGCGATCGACGGACAGCCGAGATCCACCGCCCTCTCGACGACGGCGTCGGGGGAGAGCGGGATCGAGCGCACCTGATCCTGCCTCGACTTCGAGATGTCCCAGTTCTGGCAGAACTTGCACCCCATGTTGCAGCCGGCGGTTCCGAGGGAGAGGACGCTCGTTCCCGGCAGGAAGTGGTTCAGCGGCTTCTTCTCGATGGGGTCGACTTGGAGGGCGGCCGGCCGGCCGTACCCGAGCGAGACGAGCCGGCCGCCGTGGTTCGCGCGGATGAAGCAGAAGCCGGACTGCCCCTCGCCGATCCGGCAGTACCTGGGGCACAGCCAGCACAGGGCCTTGTCCCCCTCGGCCCGCCACCAGCGAGCGGGCGCCTCGGGCATGCGTCACTCCCCCTTGCCGGAATACCCCAGGGTCGCCGCCGAGAGGGCGGGCAGGCCGCCGAGGACGAACGCGAGCCGAACCGTCTCACGGATCTCGGCGTCGGTCGCCCCGATGTTCCGGGCGATCTCGGAGGCGATCTTCACCCCCTCCTCGCGCCGGAGCAGCGCCTCGCCGAGCACGGTCATCAGGATCTTGGTCTTCGCCGGGAGCGCGCCGTCGGTCATCGCGAAATTGCTGAGACCGCGGACCTGCTCGAGGAACTCGGGGTCGGATTGCTCCAGCCGGACGATGAACGGGGGGCGTATCATCTTGAATCCTCCTCCGCGGCGCGCGCCGCGGCCCCCCTAGGTTACTTCGGGGAGGAGGCCTCCGCCCACCCTTCCGCGGGGGTGTCCGCGTAGGCGCGCACGCGATCGCGGAGCCCGGCGCGCCAGTCGCCTGAGACGATTGCCATCACGATGGCGTCGTGAAACCCGCCGTCGTGGAACTTCGCCTCCCGGCGCACCCCCTCGCGCACGAAACCGAGCCGTTCGTACGCTCGCACGGCGCGCTCGTTGAACGCGAAGACCTCGAGCTCCAGCCGGTTGAGGTTCAGGACGTCGAGGGCGTAGGCCATCGTCAACGCGGTCGCCTCCGTCCCGAGGCCTCCGGACCAGGTGGCCGGATCTCCCAGGAATATCGTGAAGACTCCGCTGCGGTTCACGGAGTGGATGCCGCGGATCGCCGACCTGCCGATGAGGCGGCCGTCCTCGCGAAGCCGGATCGAGAAGCCGATGGCGTCGGTGGCGCCGATCAAGCCTTCGACGCGCCGCCGCTCCTCCTCGACCGTCTGGGGGTACGGCCGGTTGAGGTAGACGCGAACGCGCGGATCGTTGACCCAGACGGAGTACTGCTCGGCGTCTGCGGGATCGACGGGACCCAGGGTGACCTTGCGTCCCCGGATGAAGACGGCGGGTTGCATCCCTCGCAACATAGGGTGACGCCCACACGAGAGCAAGGGATCGCAGGTTGACAGACGGCCGTGATTCGTGTTGGATAGCGCGCCCATGCCGACACCCGCCGATTTCCTCAAGACGCTCGGGGAGAGCCTCGCCCGCTACGATCGCGCCCGGGTGGCGCGCGTCGGCTGCTTCACCGGAATCGCGGGTCTCCTCGCCGCCGTCGCGCTGGGCTTTGCGGGAGTGGTCGAGCTCCATCCGATCTTCCCGCACTTCATCAGAATCATCATGGCCTTCGTCTTCGGGACGATCATCGCGGTCTTCGTCCTCTTCGCGCTGGCGGAGACGTTCGCGGAGAGGCGCGCGGCCTGGGAGATCGCCGCGTACGTGGCGGGAGGAGGAGCCGATCTCGCGACGCTCCTCGAGATGGCGCGGACCCGATCCGGCAGATTCCCGGGGTCCGAGCGCGTCATCTCCCTCCTCGAGAAGGCCGCCGCCGGATAGGACGCCGCGCGGGTCTTGATTCACGCGGCGGGCGCCCCGTATACTCGCGCGCTCTCGGGATCTTCCGTCCGACCGCGTCCACCGGAGAGGCCCGTGTTGAACATCCTGATCATCGTTGGCGCTTCGCTGGGGCTTCCGATCGCGCTCGTCCTCGCGGTCTTCGCCGGCGCGTGGGCGCTCCGCCTGGCCGAAAACGTCATGGCCGGCTCCCAATCGAAGTCCGCCGCGAGCGCGATGACGGGAGAGGCGGCCATCCCCGAGGACGCGTTCAAGCCGGCTCCGCCTCCTCCCGATCTCAAGGTGCCCGCGAAGCCGGCGCCGGCCCGCCCCGCCCCCGTCGAGGGCGCGCCCCCGAAGCCCTCGCCCGCGGCACCGGCGAAGCCAGCTCCGCCACGGCCGGCCGCCGCCGGGGACAAGCCCGCACCCGCGGCGGCGCCGAAGCCTGCGGCACCACCCCCCGCGGCCGCGGCCGGACCGAAGCCGGCTCCCGCCGTGAAACCTCCGCCCGCGGTCAAGCCGGCGCCGGCCGTCAGGCCACCTCCCTCCGTCAAGCCGCCGCCGGCCGTGAAGCCACCTCAGGCGACGCCGGCTCCACCGGCCGCGCAGGCAGCCCAGACGAGCACGGAGAGCGTGCCGGCCGCCGGCGACTCGCAGGCGACCACGCCGAAGGAGTAGCTCCTCACGCCGGCGCGGAGACTCCGGCCCTTCTCGCCCTGAGAAACGCCCCGGTGTGCGACCCCTCCGCCGCGGCCACCTCCTCGGGAGTCCCGACCGCCACGATCGCGCCGCCCGCCTCTCCCCCTTCGGGGCCGAGATCGATCACCTGGTCGCACTCCTCGATGACCGCGAGGTTGTGCTCGATCAGGAGCACGGTGTGCCCCTGATCAACGAGTCGGTGAAGGGCGGCCATCAGGTGCTCGACGTCCGACATGTGGAGGCCCGTCGTCGGCTCGTCGAGAACGTAAAAGGATTTCCCGCGCGACGGCTTGCCGAGCTCCTCGCACAGCTTGATGCGCTGCGCCTCGCCGCCTGAGAGGGTGTTCGAGGCCTGCCCGAGCGCGACGTAACCCAGCTCGAGATCGGCCATCAGCGTCAGGAACCGGTGGATGGCCGGCACGGGCTCGAAGAATCCCACGGCCTCGGCGACGGTCATCTCGAGGATCTCGGCGATCGAGCGCCCCTTGTAGCGCACCTCGAGCGTCTCGGGACCGAACCGCCGGCCGGCGCAGTCGTCGCAGACGACCCAGACGTCGGGAAGGAACGACATCTCGATCCGGACCCTCCCCTGGCCGGCGCAGCGCTCGCAGCGTCCGCCGCGGACGTTGAACGAGAAGCGTCCCGCGCCGTACCCGCGAGCCCGGGCCTCGGGAACCATCGCGAAGAGCTTCCGGATCTCGTCGTAGACGCCGACGTACGACGCGGGGATCGACCGCGGCGTCCTGCCGATGGGCGACTGGTCGACCTCGACGACGCGATCGATCCGCACCGCGCCCCGGATCGCGCGGTGCGCTCCCGAACGCGCGGTGTCGCCGTGGACGAGGCGACGCAGCCCCCGGTAGACGACGTCGCGGACGAGCGTGCTCTTTCCCGATCCCGACACTCCGGTGACGGCGGTCATCGCGCCGAGCCGGATCGTCACGTCGAGGCCCCTGAGGTTGTGCTCGTGCGCCCCGAGGATCTCGATCCTGCCGTCGCCGGATCGGCGGGGACGGCGGGACGCGGTCGAGCCGCGCGCGAGATGCCTGCCGGTGATGGAGTCGAGAGCGGCGACGATGTCCCGAACGGCGCCCTCGGCAACGACGCGCCCTCCGTCGCGCCCCGCCCCCGGCCCGAGATCGATCACGTGATCGGCGGCGCGGATCGTCTCCTCGTCGTGCTCCACGACCACCACCGTGTTCCCGCGGCGCTGCAGCCCGCGCAGCGTTCCGAGGAGCCGCGCGTTGTCGCGGGGATGGAGGCCGATCGTCGGCTCGTCGAGGACGTACGCCACGCCGCGAAGGTTGGAGCCGAGCTGTGCGGCGAGCCGGATCCGCTGCGCCTCGCCGCCCGAGAGGGTCGTGACGTCGCGAGCGAGCTGGATGTAGTCGAGCCCGACCTCGCCGAGGAACTCGAGCCTGGGGAGGATCTCGCTCATGATTCCCGAGGCGATCGGCGCCTCCTGTGCCTCGAACCTCAAGCCGGCGACCGTTCGAAGCGCGAGCGCCGCCGGCATCGCGCACAGCGCCGGAAGCGTCAGGCCGCCGACGGTCACCGCCGCCGACTCGCGACGAAGCCTCCCGCCGAGGCATTCCGGGCACGTCTCCCGGTCCGCGCTCTCCTCGCCGGGCGATCCCTCGGCGCCCGAGACCTCCGCCCCGAGCTCCTCGGCCACGGAGAGGCTCGGCTCCGGGGCGGCCTTCGTCCGGCGACGGCGCTTCCTGCCGGCCTCGACGGTCCCCACTCCCGTGCAGGTCGGGCACCAGCCGCGGCGGGAATTGAAGGAGAAGGCGCCGGGCTCGAGATCGGGAAGGGACAGCCGGCATCGCGGGCAGACGCGCGCGGTGGCGTAGAGGCGCGTCTCCGCGGAGGCCGCCACGATCCGGAAGGCGCCGTGGCCGGCGGCGAGGGCGGCGCCGATCGCGGCGGCGACGGCCCCCCGCTGTTTCCCGGACACTTCGACCACTGCGACGACGCTCTCGATGTCGTGGACCTTGAACCGATCGAGAGGCCCGAGGCGCGAGAGGTCGACGAACCGCCCGTCCACC is a window encoding:
- a CDS encoding lysine biosynthesis protein LysW, which produces MGTCFECETNFEMDEGVEIGDIVSCPRCHMRYEVMNNFPVTLDYATEEEDDT
- the amrS gene encoding AmmeMemoRadiSam system radical SAM enzyme, whose amino-acid sequence is MPEAPARWWRAEGDKALCWLCPRYCRIGEGQSGFCFIRANHGGRLVSLGYGRPAALQVDPIEKKPLNHFLPGTSVLSLGTAGCNMGCKFCQNWDISKSRQDQVRSIPLSPDAVVERAVDLGCPSIAFTYNEPTILAEYAIDISRVARERGVKTVMVTNGYVTLEALPEVYEFIDAANVDLKAFTEEFYRKVTLTHIGPVLDALVELKRRGVWIEITNLVIPTLNDAVAETRALAGWILRHLGDEVPLHFTAFHPDFKLEDLPRTPQATIEAARLEALSLGLKHVYVGNVHSDEGSTTVCPGCGDAVIRRSWHRVTAIRLRDGSCRCGRSIPGVFSPLPSSPVMR
- a CDS encoding GNAT family N-acetyltransferase; protein product: MQPAVFIRGRKVTLGPVDPADAEQYSVWVNDPRVRVYLNRPYPQTVEEERRRVEGLIGATDAIGFSIRLREDGRLIGRSAIRGIHSVNRSGVFTIFLGDPATWSGGLGTEATALTMAYALDVLNLNRLELEVFAFNERAVRAYERLGFVREGVRREAKFHDGGFHDAIVMAIVSGDWRAGLRDRVRAYADTPAEGWAEASSPK
- a CDS encoding carboxymuconolactone decarboxylase family protein, with translation MIRPPFIVRLEQSDPEFLEQVRGLSNFAMTDGALPAKTKILMTVLGEALLRREEGVKIASEIARNIGATDAEIRETVRLAFVLGGLPALSAATLGYSGKGE